The Amycolatopsis sp. QT-25 genomic sequence GCTGGATATCCCGTTCGACGATGTCCGCCCGCACCGCGGCGGCGGCCAGCGCCTGCGCCCGCGCACCGGACAACGAAGCACCGGAGATCAGTTTCGCGAGCCGTTGGTCGTCCAGCGCCGGGTCGGCCGCCAGGACGACCGGACGCGTACCGGCGCGCAGCCATTCGGCCAGCCGCGCGGCCTGCATCTCGGTGTTGATCGCCCGCGTCCCCTCGAGCGCGATCAGCAGCCCGTTCACCCGGCGCGGGCTGCGGCGCAAGGCGTTGCGGAGGTCGGCGAGGATCGGCTCCGCCCGCCGGTCGTCCATCTGCCGGTAGGCGAAGATACCGGCGAGCAGCGCTAGGACTGCGCCGCCGATCATCACCGGCCGCGTGCCGTCGATCGTGATCGTGCTGCCCCACACGGAGATCGCGGTCGGCTGGACCAGGCTGATCAGCACCGGAACCAGCACCGTCGAACCGAACAGCACGATCTTCATCAGCGCTTGGTAGATCGCGTTGATCCGGCCGCGGATGGAATCCTCGATCCGCGAGCCGATGATCGTCACGCCGGTCAGGAACGCCGTCCCGGCCCACACCCCGACGGCGGCGACGGCGACCAGCGAAACGGCGAGATGTGGTGAAAGCGCGACGACGACGAGAAACAGGCCCGCGGCGACGATCGAGATCCCGAAGAGCCGGTCGTGCGCGAGCCGCCGAGCGAGCTTCGGGGCCACCGCCATCCCGGTGGCGAGCCCGAGGAAGACGGCGAGCACGAGAAGGTTGAACGCCGCGTCACCGGCGAGCAGGCTGGACGAGTACGGCTTGGCCGAACCGATCACCGCGCCACCGGCGGCGAAGGCGCCGAAAGCACCGATCATCAGCCCGCGCACCAGCGGCGTCGTCCGCACGAAGCGGGCGCCGTCGGCGATCATCTGACGGAAGCCGAATTTCTCCTCGCCTGCCGCCTTGGGCTTGGGTTCCTCGACCGAGTGGACGTTGCGCAGCGAGAGCTCGGGGATCCGGGTGGCGATCACGATCGCGCTGATCAGGTACAGCAGGCCGGTGATGACGACGGCGATCTTCGCGATACCGAGCTGGGCGTCGCCCTGGAAGAAGTGGAACGTGGTGTTGCTACCGGTGAGCACGGCGTTCGCCCCGGCCGCGGTGATCACCGCGAGGCCGTAGGTCATCACCATGCCGAGCTGGTTGGCCGTCTCGACCTGGTCCGGACGGCGCAGCAGGTTCGGCACCGCCGCGTCCTTCGACGGGATCCACATCATCGCGCAGCAGCCGACCAGGAAGTTCCCGACGAACACCCACCACGGCGTGCCGACGAACGCGATCGACAGCAGGAATCCGCACCGGCCGAGGTCGCAGAGCACCATCACCTTGCGCCGGTCGAACCGGTCGGCGAGCAGCCCGCCGATCGGAGCGAACAGCAGCCCCGGCAGCAGCGACGTCAGCACGACACCGACGAACGCGAAGTTCTGCGCGGCGTAGTTGTCGGTCAGTTTGGTGACCAGGCCGGTCAGCGTCAGCAAGTTCAGCCAGTCCGCGACGCTGCACAGGTACGAGACACCCCAGATCCGGCGGAACGGCTTGATCGCCAGCACCCGCCGCACGCGGTACATCGTGGAAGCGTCACGCCCCGCCGAAGAACCAGTGCCCGCTTCGGGCACCGACTGCACGCCCTCGCTGATACGCCCACCCCACTAGTCACGCGGCGCCGGGGTGCGACCCGGGTCACCGCCGGGTCCCCCGACCGTACGGCCAGGGTATCCCGATGGGTGAGGTCCGTCCGGACGGGTTACCCGAAGATCCCCGCGATGCTGTTGAAGAGGCTGGACAGTAGCTGGATCGCCAGGATCGCGAAGACGATCATGAGGGCGATCGCGATCATCACGCCGGTGGTGTTGGACGACGGCTTGCCGAGCCTCGGCATCTGCCTGGAACGCTTGACACGCCGCACTCGGACCTCGGCCTCTTCGTCGACCTCGACCGGCTCTTCCGGCTTGAAGCGGCGAGGTGGACGGATCAGCTGAGACGGCCTGGACGGCCAGGTTCGCTGTTGGGGCAGGATCCCGATCGGCGCAGCGCCTTGCTCACCGACCGTGCTGACGATGTCGGTGGGCGGCCGGACGGCGGTGTGTTCGGCGCCGGGGCTCCCGGCGGGCTGCTCGTCCGCGAGCATGGCCGCGTTGACCATCCTGCTCACCATTTCGGGGTCGGGCTGGACCGGTCCCGGCACCTGGACGTGGACTTCGTCGGCTTCCACCGACGGATCCGCTTGGGCCGCGGTGCCGGTCGTGACCAGCCCGGACAGGGGGTCGGCGAACGTGTCGCCCGGAGGATCTGCCTGAGTGCCATCGCCCTTCACGACGTCGGGTGCATCGAAGAAGGGAGTTCCGCCCTTCCCGCTCATGGTGACCACCTCACTACGGAATGTCCTCTGCTTCCAGGGTAACTTTTTCGGGCGAACGCACATCCGCCCAATGGGCCAGATAAATGTCACGCGCCGCGAGGCTGATCTTCACATCCTCCAACAAAGGTTCGAAGAAAGAACGCCGGTACCGGGCATCTGTCGCGGTCGATGCGGCGAAGTACAGACCGGAGAAAACGGCGAGGAAGACGGAGACGTTCACCAGCGCGGAACTCACCGGAAGGGGGACACCCAACAGGGTGCCGGGCGCCGATTCGCGACCGGCGAACCCGGTCACGACCTCCGGCCGGAGCATCAGCACCCCGAACACGACGAAGAACGCGAACACCAGCACCCCGAAGGCCACGATCTGCACCGCCTGGGCGAGGAACAGCACCAAGGCGATGTTCAAGCGCTCGATCTTCGTCAGTGCGCGCCGATCGGGCGGGGGTGTCTCGTCGTCGAACGGCGTGCCGCGCAGGACGGGCGCCCCGGGTTCCACGGTCCAGGACTTCGACTCCTTGATCTCGTCGGACAGCATCGACGCGAGGAACACCGCGCCGATCACCACGAGGAAGCCGACGACCAGCCACAACCGGCCGGGGGTCAGCCGCTCCACGGCCTGCCACAGCTCGGCGGTGAAGAAGCTGAACATCACCACCAGCAGGAGCAGGGGCAACGCCCGCGACGCCAGCGTGCCGATGGCCCGGACCTGCGCGACCGCGCTCCGCGCCGCCCAGGTCAGGATCGAGCCGAGGCCGACGCGGACGAGCAGCATCAGCACGGCCAGCGCGACGAGATTGGCGAGGACGGCCGCCCAGAGCGGGTTCTCCCACGACACCAGCCCGGTGAGCCGTTCGCCGAACGGCAGCACGAGCAGCCAGAAGCCGATCGTCGCCGCCATCACGGCCAGCCGCACCCGGGCGCGACGCAGGGCCCGCAACAGCTTCGCCATCAGGCGACCGGCGATCACCGGCACGACGACCACGGCGAACGTCAGTGCCAGCACACCGAGGACGTACGCGAGACCGCTTTCGCGCATCCGGGCCGCGAGCACTTCTTCGGGGACGTCGAGCAACTTCAGCAAGCCCGCCAACAGCAGGTCGAGCAGGCTCAGGAACACCAGCCCGGGCGTCGAGCGGCGCAGCATGCCCGCTCCGCGCCTCCGCCGGTGGATGACCATCGGCAGTCCGCGCCGCCGGAACCACGCGTCGGCCGCCCGCCGGTCCAGGTCCATGCCCGCCCTCCTCGTCCACGGCTACGTCCGGCTCAAGTCCACCGCCTCGTGCAGCCAGCCCGCCAGTGCCCGGCGGTCCATTCCACCGAACATCAGCCACCCTTCGGAAGGGGCGGCGTACAACACGAACCTCCCCAGGTCGTTGTCGACGAGCACGAATCCGTAGTCCGGGTACTCGGCGTTCAGGCCG encodes the following:
- a CDS encoding dTMP kinase — encoded protein: MQSVPEAGTGSSAGRDASTMYRVRRVLAIKPFRRIWGVSYLCSVADWLNLLTLTGLVTKLTDNYAAQNFAFVGVVLTSLLPGLLFAPIGGLLADRFDRRKVMVLCDLGRCGFLLSIAFVGTPWWVFVGNFLVGCCAMMWIPSKDAAVPNLLRRPDQVETANQLGMVMTYGLAVITAAGANAVLTGSNTTFHFFQGDAQLGIAKIAVVITGLLYLISAIVIATRIPELSLRNVHSVEEPKPKAAGEEKFGFRQMIADGARFVRTTPLVRGLMIGAFGAFAAGGAVIGSAKPYSSSLLAGDAAFNLLVLAVFLGLATGMAVAPKLARRLAHDRLFGISIVAAGLFLVVVALSPHLAVSLVAVAAVGVWAGTAFLTGVTIIGSRIEDSIRGRINAIYQALMKIVLFGSTVLVPVLISLVQPTAISVWGSTITIDGTRPVMIGGAVLALLAGIFAYRQMDDRRAEPILADLRNALRRSPRRVNGLLIALEGTRAINTEMQAARLAEWLRAGTRPVVLAADPALDDQRLAKLISGASLSGARAQALAAAAVRADIVERDIQPALDAGSVVVMERFVDSPLAHLSAVAGLDSQELEGLADWATNRLRPDITVLLDADPGMVMRKSESLDAQWRVQHLLTEMAAADPDRYVVVDAEGTEDEVSERVRTAIRAVLVGRLAGLAPAEEKVEVR